Below is a genomic region from Rhizobium sp. 9140.
TGACGGTCGACGGCCAGGATGGCTATGCCTGGGCGCAGGATGCCGCCCGCCGGCTTGGCGCCATGGACAATGTCACGCTCCTGACCCGCACGACCGCCTTCGGCTATTACGCGCAGAACTTCGTGGCTCTTGCCGAACGCGTCACCGACCATGTGTCCCGCCCGGCCCGCGCCGCACCGCGCGAGCGGCTCTGGCAGGTGCGCGCCAAGCGCGTCGTCATCGCCACCGGCGCCATCGAGCGGCACATGGTCTTTGCCAATAACGACCGCCCCGGCATCATGCTGGCCTCGGCGGCGCGCACCTATCTCAACCATTTCGGCGTCGCCATCGGTCGCAAGGTCGGCGTCTACACCGCGCATGACAGCGCCTATGAGGCCGCCTTCGACCTGCACCGCGCCGGCATCGCCATTCCCGCCATCGTCGACAGCCGCGAGCAGCCGGGTGCTGACGTGCTGGCAGAAGCGCAGTCCCTCGGCATCGAGGTTCTGGCAGGTCATGCGGTAACCGACACCCGGGGCAAGCTGCGCATCTCCTCCATGAAAGTTCGTCGCGTCAGCGGCGGCAGCAGCGCCCGTTCGATCGTCGTGGATGCACTCATCACCTCCTCCGGCTGGACACCGTCGGTGCATATGTTCTCGCAGTCGCGCGGCAAGGTGGCGTTCGACGCGGAAACGCAGCGGTTCCTGCCCGGCATCTACGCGCAGGATTGCGTCTCGGTCGGAGCCTGCAACGGCACCACCGACATCGCCGCGACCCTTGACGAAGCTGTTGCCGGTGGCGAGCTTGCAGCGCAGGCGGCAGGCTTTTCAGCCAGCACGCGCCTCGCACTCTCCGGCGCGCAGGCTTTCGCCTGGACCGGCGGCATGGCGGGCGCCGCCTATGGTGCCGGGCCTGAGGACGACGTGAAAGCCTTCATCGACTTCCAGAACGATGTCTGCGCCAAGGATATCCGGCTCGCGGTGCGCGAAGGCATGCACTCGATCGAACATATCAAGCGCTTCACCACCAATGGCATGGCAACGGATCAGGGCAAGCTTTCCAACATCCACGGTCTCGCCATCGCAGCGGAGACGCTCGGTCGGGGTATTCCCGAAGTCGGCCTCACCACCTTCCGCGCGCCTTACACGCCCGTGACCTTCGGCACGCTGATCGGCCATTCCCGCGGCGACCTGTTCGATCCCACGCGCAAGACGGCGATGCACGAGGCAGAAGAGGCGATGGGCGCGGCCTTCGAGGATGTGGGCCAGTGGAAGCGCGCCTGGTACTATCCCCGCGCCGGCGAGGACATGCATGCCGCCGTCAACCGCGAATGCCGGACGGTGCGCGAGACGGTCGGCATGTTCGACGCCTCCACCCTCGGCAAGATCGAGGTCGTCGGCCCGGATGCGGCCGCCTTCCTCAATCTGATCTACACCAACAGCTGGGATACGCTGAAGCCGGGCCGTTGCCGCTACGGCATCATGCTGCGGGAAGACGGCTTCATCTATGACGACGGCGTCGTCGGCCGCATGGCGGACGATCGCTTCCACGTGACCACCACGACGGGCGGCGCGGCCCGCGTCATGCACCAAATGGAAGACTATCTCCAGACGGAGTTTCCGCATCTGGATGTCTGGCTGACGTCCGCCACCGAGCAATGGGCCGTCATCGCCCTGCAAGGCCCCAAGGCACGCGAGATCATCGCGCCGCTGATCGAAGGCATCGACATCTCCAACGAGGCCTTCCCGCATATGAGCGTGGCGGAAGGCCGGATCTGCGGCGTGCCGACACGGCTCTTCCGCATGTCGTTCACCGGCGAACTCGGCTTCGAGGTCAACGTCCCCGCCGACTTCGGCCCCGCCGTCTGGAACGCGATCCGCGAACGCGTCGAGGCGGTCGATGGCTGCGCCTACGGCACGGAGACCATGCACATCCTGCGCGCCGAAAAGGGCTATATCATCGTCGGCCAGGATACCGATGGTACACTGACGCCGGAGGATGCGAGCCTCTCCTGGGCGGTCGGCAAGAAGAAGACCGACTTCGTCGGCATCCGCGGCATGAAGCGTCCCGACCTCATGCGCGAGGGCCGCAAGCAGCTCGTCGGCCTGTTGACGAAGGATCCCGGCGTCGTGCTGGAGGAAGGCGCGCAGATCGTCGCCGACCCCAACCAGCCCAAACCCATGACCATGCTCGGCCATGTCACCTCGTCCTACTGGTCGGAAAACTGCGGGCGCTCCATCGCGATGGCCGTGGTCGCGGGCGGCAAGGCGCGGCTTGGCCAAACCCTCTACGTGCCGATGGCCGACCGGACCATCGCCGTCGAGGTGAGCGACATGGTGTTCTTTGACAAGGAAGGTGGACGCATCCATGGCTGATCTCGCGACACGCACCCTGCCGCTTGGCGGCTTCCACGGCGGTTCCGCCACGGTCCGCCTGACGCCGGCAGCGCCCGCAAGCCGCCTCTCGCTTCGCGCGAAGCCGGATGCGGTCGAGGCGCTTTCGACAGCGCTCGGCCTCTCTCTGCCGACCCGCCCCAAGGCTTCGGCCACGAGCGGCACCCGCCACGGGCTCTGGCTCGGGCCTGACGAATGGCTTGTCATCGACGAGACGGATACCGATCTCATGACGCTTGCAGGCGCAGCCGGCGTGCTGCATTCGGCAACCGACATCTCCCACCGCAATACGGCCGTTCTCGTGGAAGGTTCCGGCGCCTCCGCCGCCATCAATGCGGGCTGCCCGCAGGACCTGTCGCTGAAAGTCTTCCCCGTCGGCGCCTGCTCGCGCACCGTCTTCGGCAAGGCCGAGATCGTGCTCTACCGGACAGGCGATGCCGCTTTTCGGGTCGAGTGCTGGCGTTCGTTCGCGCCTTATGTCTCGGGGCTACTGGCGGCGGGTGCGCAGAACGCCGGTTACTGAACCCAGCTGTGATCGGCATGGACCGGCATAAGCGACAGCGTCGCGACGAAAGGCCATCCCAGAGCGCGGCAGCTTTTTGCCTGCGACCGGAATGCTGCGCGTACAGCGACATCGCCGGTTGCGACCTCAGGCATCCTCCGGCCGGTCCTTCGGATCGAACTGGATGATCGTCAGCCAGGTCGCCGTCAGCGCCGGCTTGCCCTCATGTTCCACCTCGACGGAGACGTCATAGGTGACGACGAGCATGCCGGCACCGCGGAAGCGGGCTTCCGTGAGGGTGAAATGACCGCGAACCCGCGCGCCCGAATGAACGGGCGCAAGAAAGCGGACCTTGTCGAAGCCGTAGTTGATGGCCATCGTCTGCTCGCGCACGGCCGGCAGGCAGTTGTAGTTCATAGCTGAAAGCAGCGAGAGCGACAGGAACCCGTGCGCAATCGTGCCGCCATAGGGGGTCTCGGCTGCGGCACGCACCGGATCGGTGTGGATGAACTGGTGATCCTCCGTCGCATCGGCGAAACGGTCGATCATATCCTGCGAGACCGTGATCCAGTCGGAGATTCCGACCTCCTGGCCGACGAGGTCCTTCACCTCGGCGAGCGCAATCTCCCTGACGCTGGCGCTCTTCTTACCTTCCACATCCATCCCGATCATTCCCGTTACAGCATTCGCGGTCGTTCAGACGCGTCCCGGC
It encodes:
- a CDS encoding sarcosine oxidase subunit alpha, with translation MSGANRTVKADNTGGANRIPGKGRLTPAKTARFNFDGRTYQGLQGDTVASALIANGVHLVGRSFKYHRPRGIVSAGPEEPNALIDVMRDNARRQPNVRATVQEVFDGMTVASQNRYPSLTFDVGGINNILAPFFAAGFYYKTFMWPKQAWKNIYEPRIRAAAGLGVSPTEEDTDEYASRYAHCDVLVMGAGVAGLTATLAAAATGARVILCDEQPEVGGALHYDAGVTVDGQDGYAWAQDAARRLGAMDNVTLLTRTTAFGYYAQNFVALAERVTDHVSRPARAAPRERLWQVRAKRVVIATGAIERHMVFANNDRPGIMLASAARTYLNHFGVAIGRKVGVYTAHDSAYEAAFDLHRAGIAIPAIVDSREQPGADVLAEAQSLGIEVLAGHAVTDTRGKLRISSMKVRRVSGGSSARSIVVDALITSSGWTPSVHMFSQSRGKVAFDAETQRFLPGIYAQDCVSVGACNGTTDIAATLDEAVAGGELAAQAAGFSASTRLALSGAQAFAWTGGMAGAAYGAGPEDDVKAFIDFQNDVCAKDIRLAVREGMHSIEHIKRFTTNGMATDQGKLSNIHGLAIAAETLGRGIPEVGLTTFRAPYTPVTFGTLIGHSRGDLFDPTRKTAMHEAEEAMGAAFEDVGQWKRAWYYPRAGEDMHAAVNRECRTVRETVGMFDASTLGKIEVVGPDAAAFLNLIYTNSWDTLKPGRCRYGIMLREDGFIYDDGVVGRMADDRFHVTTTTGGAARVMHQMEDYLQTEFPHLDVWLTSATEQWAVIALQGPKAREIIAPLIEGIDISNEAFPHMSVAEGRICGVPTRLFRMSFTGELGFEVNVPADFGPAVWNAIRERVEAVDGCAYGTETMHILRAEKGYIIVGQDTDGTLTPEDASLSWAVGKKKTDFVGIRGMKRPDLMREGRKQLVGLLTKDPGVVLEEGAQIVADPNQPKPMTMLGHVTSSYWSENCGRSIAMAVVAGGKARLGQTLYVPMADRTIAVEVSDMVFFDKEGGRIHG
- a CDS encoding sarcosine oxidase subunit gamma; this encodes MADLATRTLPLGGFHGGSATVRLTPAAPASRLSLRAKPDAVEALSTALGLSLPTRPKASATSGTRHGLWLGPDEWLVIDETDTDLMTLAGAAGVLHSATDISHRNTAVLVEGSGASAAINAGCPQDLSLKVFPVGACSRTVFGKAEIVLYRTGDAAFRVECWRSFAPYVSGLLAAGAQNAGY
- a CDS encoding MaoC family dehydratase, with translation MDVEGKKSASVREIALAEVKDLVGQEVGISDWITVSQDMIDRFADATEDHQFIHTDPVRAAAETPYGGTIAHGFLSLSLLSAMNYNCLPAVREQTMAINYGFDKVRFLAPVHSGARVRGHFTLTEARFRGAGMLVVTYDVSVEVEHEGKPALTATWLTIIQFDPKDRPEDA